In Sporichthya polymorpha DSM 43042, a genomic segment contains:
- a CDS encoding glycoside hydrolase domain-containing protein, with product MSRQQRVVRTAAATRRDRAVTVLAALLLAAMGLAAVLVGPQAEADQAPTAEPAYAPAATSSPNPGPAYPAAATATRYRGLAFDICTAPSRRAMEAWRASPYGAVGIYVSGRNRACTQPELTAAWVRDISAMGWKLLPINMGLQAPCRENKRKKPMKPASAAASGRTEAAEAVVAAKNLGLLPGSPIYADIEPYDPSKPRCVRAVAAYVSAWTRELHRHGYLSGLYGALSSGLADAAKRYNSKTDARPDAVWVARWDRSPRLTGWAGVPNNRWSASQRAKQYRGDHAETHGGVRMVIDSDSVDAPVATVARTYPVTSASTLNFRRSPGTSAEIVGSAEPGTEVAVVCQVSGPEVEGSRVWDKLVDGSYVSDAYVGGGARKPLPTCSYPVQVLTSGGAFTRTGPADTTPTAAKLPLGSLAWISCRQGTWVQLHNGLYLNRRHLAPYTAPLPNC from the coding sequence ATGTCCCGCCAGCAGCGGGTCGTCCGGACCGCCGCCGCGACTCGGCGGGACCGGGCGGTCACCGTTCTCGCCGCGCTGCTGCTGGCCGCGATGGGGCTGGCCGCCGTCCTCGTCGGGCCCCAGGCCGAGGCCGACCAGGCCCCGACGGCCGAGCCGGCCTACGCGCCGGCCGCGACGTCCTCGCCCAACCCGGGGCCGGCGTACCCGGCCGCGGCGACCGCGACCCGGTACCGCGGGCTCGCCTTCGACATCTGCACCGCGCCCTCGCGCCGGGCCATGGAGGCCTGGCGCGCCTCCCCGTACGGCGCGGTCGGGATCTATGTGAGCGGCCGCAACCGGGCCTGCACGCAGCCGGAGCTCACCGCGGCCTGGGTGCGGGACATCAGCGCCATGGGCTGGAAGCTGCTGCCGATCAACATGGGCCTGCAGGCGCCGTGCCGGGAGAACAAGCGCAAGAAGCCGATGAAGCCGGCCTCGGCGGCGGCGTCCGGGCGGACGGAGGCCGCGGAGGCGGTCGTCGCCGCCAAGAACCTCGGCCTGCTGCCCGGCTCCCCGATCTACGCCGACATCGAGCCCTACGACCCGAGCAAGCCCCGTTGCGTCAGGGCCGTCGCGGCCTACGTGAGCGCCTGGACGCGCGAGCTGCACCGCCACGGCTACCTCTCCGGGCTGTACGGCGCGCTCTCCTCCGGGCTCGCCGACGCGGCGAAGCGGTACAACTCGAAGACCGACGCCCGGCCCGACGCCGTGTGGGTCGCGCGCTGGGACCGCTCGCCGCGCCTGACCGGCTGGGCCGGGGTCCCGAACAACCGCTGGTCGGCCTCGCAGCGCGCGAAGCAGTACCGCGGGGACCACGCCGAGACGCACGGCGGCGTGCGGATGGTCATCGACTCCGACTCCGTCGACGCCCCGGTCGCCACGGTGGCGCGCACGTACCCGGTCACGAGCGCCTCGACGCTGAACTTCCGCCGCTCCCCCGGGACCTCGGCCGAGATCGTCGGCTCCGCCGAGCCGGGCACCGAGGTCGCGGTGGTGTGCCAGGTGAGCGGCCCCGAGGTCGAGGGCTCGCGAGTCTGGGACAAGCTCGTCGACGGCAGCTACGTCTCCGACGCCTACGTCGGCGGCGGGGCACGCAAGCCGCTGCCGACCTGCAGCTACCCGGTGCAGGTCCTGACCTCGGGCGGGGCGTTCACCCGCACGGGCCCGGCGGACACGACGCCGACCGCAGCGAAGCTCCCGCTCGGCTCGCTGGCCTGGATCTCCTGCCGCCAGGGCACCTGGGTCCAGCTCCACAACGGCCTGTACCTCAACCGCCGCCACCTCGCGCCGTACACCGCCCCGTTGCCGAACTGCTGA